A part of Burkholderiales bacterium genomic DNA contains:
- a CDS encoding TNT domain-containing protein, producing MYAETLNTPTGQQAYRQIQAGQTGRYLPGYYYKQGIADANREASRQAAAGAITAGAILAPWAVGACLTNPVACNQAGITAAEVLSEGGVVAGGVALSVRGGPAPKNPVSPGRSLTWYDPPNDGFLGEARDFILLPGARVDRYGRDAGRFLAPEGTLVPMRALPPGGEERSYSVFEVIKPLPVKAGEIAPAYGQPGLGPQFVTDKAIRDLINAGYLKRVIP from the coding sequence ATGTATGCGGAGACGCTGAATACCCCGACGGGCCAGCAGGCCTACCGGCAGATTCAGGCAGGGCAGACGGGCCGGTATTTGCCGGGGTACTATTACAAGCAGGGCATCGCCGACGCGAACCGGGAAGCCAGCCGTCAGGCCGCTGCGGGCGCCATCACCGCTGGCGCGATCCTGGCGCCTTGGGCAGTCGGCGCCTGCCTGACCAACCCGGTTGCGTGCAACCAAGCCGGCATCACCGCAGCGGAAGTGCTCTCGGAAGGAGGCGTGGTTGCGGGTGGGGTGGCGTTGTCGGTACGGGGTGGGCCAGCGCCAAAGAACCCCGTGTCTCCAGGGCGTTCGCTCACTTGGTACGATCCACCAAACGATGGGTTTCTCGGGGAGGCGCGCGATTTCATATTGCTTCCAGGGGCGCGCGTTGATCGTTATGGTAGGGATGCAGGTCGGTTCCTCGCGCCAGAAGGGACGCTGGTTCCGATGCGGGCTCTGCCGCCAGGAGGGGAAGAGCGATCCTATTCCGTATTTGAAGTCATTAAGCCACTTCCCGTTAAAGCGGGCGAAATTGCTCCGGCATACGGTCAGCCGGGGCTCGGCCCCCAATTTGTTACGGATAAGGCTATCAGGGATCTGATCAACGCAGGGTATTTGAAAAGGGTAATCCCTTGA
- a CDS encoding DUF637 domain-containing protein, giving the protein MSLDSVLKSGLTSGLTAGLTQWAGQVLANGTLTGAQQVGNTLKAAQTATDLTDKLVGYTVRAGISASVNQAVYGKGAGSFGQAFVNSFVASASADAAKFIGDNTGLGKPLGEMGSPGYLLAHAALGCAAAALSGHDCAAGAIGGGMSAFAGSLLPDPVNQTQRALMAGGLTFIGGATAQAAGYDGVTAAQAATNEAVNNRQLHRDERRLAARLARESGGRYTQAEIEDAMRLLGNREKGETVATGMVVKVSNWEKEIYDSRAKWRAGEDGQSLIQVLPEVDAELIAYVQRQTGGWESPYAPRLYVLPPAPAKADQPRDRLTGLPLDERGRYSTKVVVDGKVYEPKYWTCATAECLTRNANLDTTDPATQAYLGALDKKTLDDVGMASAVVALVNPLGAVGAVAGATGTGTSYAKGMIDGDLVSPTIATASSEGAKNILNTFGSCRQLRLHG; this is encoded by the coding sequence CTGAGCCTGGATAGCGTCCTCAAGAGCGGGCTCACCTCGGGCCTCACTGCGGGGCTCACCCAATGGGCGGGGCAGGTGCTCGCCAACGGCACCCTCACGGGTGCGCAGCAGGTGGGCAACACCCTCAAGGCCGCCCAAACTGCCACCGACCTCACCGACAAGCTCGTCGGCTACACCGTCCGCGCCGGCATCAGCGCCAGCGTCAACCAGGCGGTCTACGGCAAGGGCGCGGGCAGCTTCGGCCAAGCCTTCGTCAACAGCTTCGTGGCCTCGGCCAGTGCCGATGCGGCCAAGTTCATCGGCGACAACACCGGCCTCGGCAAGCCGTTGGGCGAGATGGGCTCACCCGGCTACCTGCTGGCGCACGCCGCCCTGGGCTGCGCCGCAGCCGCGCTCAGTGGCCACGACTGTGCCGCCGGCGCCATCGGCGGGGGCATGAGCGCCTTTGCAGGCTCGCTCCTGCCCGACCCGGTCAATCAAACCCAACGCGCCCTCATGGCCGGTGGCCTCACCTTCATCGGCGGTGCCACGGCCCAGGCGGCGGGTTACGACGGCGTGACCGCGGCCCAGGCGGCGACGAATGAGGCGGTGAACAACCGACAACTGCACCGGGACGAGCGCCGTCTGGCGGCGCGCCTGGCGAGGGAAAGCGGGGGACGGTACACTCAGGCTGAGATTGAGGATGCCATGCGCCTCTTGGGCAACCGAGAAAAGGGCGAGACGGTTGCAACGGGCATGGTGGTGAAGGTGTCGAACTGGGAGAAAGAAATCTACGACAGCCGAGCAAAATGGCGAGCAGGAGAAGACGGCCAGTCTTTGATCCAAGTGTTGCCCGAGGTGGACGCGGAACTTATCGCCTACGTTCAGCGGCAGACGGGTGGTTGGGAATCCCCGTATGCTCCCCGGCTGTATGTGCTGCCGCCTGCTCCGGCCAAAGCGGACCAGCCTCGGGACAGGCTTACTGGGCTGCCCCTGGACGAAAGGGGCCGATACAGTACCAAGGTCGTGGTCGATGGGAAGGTGTATGAACCGAAGTACTGGACGTGCGCCACGGCGGAATGTCTGACCCGGAATGCCAATCTCGATACCACTGACCCGGCCACGCAGGCGTATCTGGGGGCGTTGGATAAGAAAACCCTGGATGATGTTGGTATGGCTTCTGCTGTTGTGGCGTTGGTGAATCCGTTGGGGGCGGTGGGTGCTGTGGCTGGTGCGACGGGAACGGGCACGTCTT